One region of Streptomyces leeuwenhoekii genomic DNA includes:
- a CDS encoding ATP-binding protein, with amino-acid sequence MTEVRPTAATSASLWERDAEIAALTQAVDALRADRSSPGTVLVLRGEAGLGKTALLAEARRIAERAGCTVWAARGGETLRSVPFNVVRQLLQPALVSMLPDEAREYLGDRYDIVGPALGIADPGERQADPQGVCDGLVSAVRRLAGQEYPLVLLLDDVHWADQETLRWLAAFVERLDDLPVLVVVARRPGEVSGESARHLDTVAAAARPLAALSALTPEATAGLTRATLGEQADAPFCREVWAVTGGNPYDTVELLAKVRDSELEPVEAQAGELRALNRAARGGGLVSRLENLGVDATRFAWAAAILGTGITVDMVARLATMDRADAVRCAELLRGARILTEPDPAAGPAGTGELEFVHPLIASAVYNSIPDALRRAMHGIAAQIVTDLGLGAAAASRHLIQVHPDDDQEVVEQLREAAREHLAVGAPDAARRCLERALEEPPLPDTHARVLFELGCATLLTAPATTIAHLRTALTLPGLDEQARIDAVFRLSQALLHNDQLDEAVRTVEAEAARLPDGPARLRLQAVQYMWQGIHAGETAAPDRSARLAELAATCTGRDNAERALLILRGFDAMTHGENAEEVVALCDRALVNGRLAPGLGWTDTEWGLELLMMLASTYAYTDRLDRAEALFTDALRAYQTAGWSGGHLALAHAYLGLGHRRRGRLREAEAALRESLRLAERVGRGLPLYWSATCNLVDTLLARGHVDEAWSIAEQYGFAPPYPSTIVLPDPRSVRGRLLLAVGRTEDGIGELEAAEKAATARGHHNPVMVPWAVDLARALAVADPARAARLASEARRRAERFGTDTAIGESLRCAAALETGQRAVRLAAQAVTYLEASPCQYEHAAARVEYGIAARSAAELERGLDLARSCGADGLVERAEAALEMAGAAL; translated from the coding sequence ATGACGGAGGTACGGCCCACGGCCGCCACCTCGGCTTCCCTGTGGGAGCGCGATGCGGAGATCGCCGCTCTCACGCAGGCGGTCGACGCCCTGCGCGCGGACCGCTCGTCGCCCGGCACCGTACTGGTGCTCCGCGGCGAGGCGGGCCTCGGCAAGACCGCCCTGCTGGCCGAGGCCCGGCGGATCGCCGAACGCGCCGGCTGCACGGTGTGGGCGGCACGCGGCGGCGAGACCCTCCGCTCCGTCCCCTTCAACGTCGTCCGGCAACTCCTCCAGCCCGCGCTGGTGTCGATGCTCCCGGACGAGGCGCGCGAGTACCTGGGCGACCGGTACGACATCGTCGGCCCCGCCCTCGGCATAGCGGACCCCGGGGAGCGGCAGGCCGACCCGCAGGGCGTCTGCGACGGCCTCGTCAGCGCCGTACGCCGGCTCGCCGGCCAGGAATATCCGCTGGTGCTGCTCCTCGACGACGTCCACTGGGCCGACCAGGAGACCCTGCGCTGGCTCGCCGCCTTCGTGGAGCGGCTGGACGACCTGCCCGTCCTGGTCGTGGTGGCCCGCCGGCCCGGCGAGGTGAGCGGCGAGAGCGCCCGCCACCTGGACACGGTCGCCGCCGCGGCCCGCCCCCTGGCCGCGCTCAGCGCCCTCACCCCGGAGGCGACCGCCGGACTCACCCGCGCCACCCTGGGCGAGCAGGCCGACGCCCCGTTCTGCCGCGAGGTGTGGGCCGTCACCGGCGGCAACCCGTACGACACCGTCGAACTCCTCGCCAAGGTGCGGGACAGCGAACTCGAACCGGTCGAGGCGCAGGCCGGCGAATTGCGCGCCCTGAACCGGGCCGCCCGCGGCGGCGGCCTCGTCTCCCGCCTGGAGAACCTCGGCGTCGACGCCACCCGGTTCGCCTGGGCGGCGGCCATCCTCGGCACCGGCATCACCGTCGACATGGTCGCCCGGCTCGCCACCATGGACCGCGCCGACGCGGTCCGCTGCGCCGAACTGCTGCGGGGCGCCCGCATCCTCACCGAACCCGACCCCGCCGCCGGGCCCGCCGGCACCGGCGAGCTGGAGTTCGTGCACCCGCTGATCGCCAGCGCCGTCTACAACTCCATCCCGGACGCGCTGCGCCGCGCCATGCACGGCATCGCCGCCCAGATCGTCACCGACCTGGGCCTCGGTGCCGCGGCCGCCTCCCGCCATCTGATCCAGGTCCACCCGGACGACGACCAGGAAGTGGTCGAGCAACTGCGCGAGGCCGCCCGCGAGCACCTCGCCGTCGGCGCCCCCGACGCGGCCCGCCGCTGCCTGGAACGCGCCCTGGAGGAACCACCGCTGCCCGACACCCATGCGCGTGTGCTCTTCGAACTGGGCTGCGCCACGCTGCTGACCGCGCCCGCCACCACCATCGCCCACCTGCGTACCGCCCTGACCCTGCCGGGCCTGGACGAGCAGGCGCGCATCGACGCCGTCTTCCGTCTCTCCCAGGCACTGCTCCACAACGACCAGTTGGACGAGGCCGTGCGCACGGTCGAGGCGGAAGCCGCCCGCCTCCCCGACGGGCCGGCCCGGCTGCGGCTCCAGGCCGTCCAGTACATGTGGCAGGGCATCCACGCCGGTGAGACCGCCGCACCGGACCGCTCCGCGCGCCTGGCCGAGCTCGCCGCCACCTGCACCGGCCGTGACAACGCCGAGCGTGCCCTGCTCATCCTGCGCGGTTTCGACGCGATGACCCACGGCGAGAACGCCGAGGAGGTCGTCGCCTTGTGCGACCGCGCCCTCGTCAACGGCCGCCTCGCGCCCGGACTCGGCTGGACCGACACCGAGTGGGGCCTGGAACTGCTGATGATGCTGGCCAGCACCTACGCCTACACCGACCGCCTCGACCGCGCCGAAGCCCTCTTCACCGACGCCCTGCGCGCCTACCAGACCGCGGGCTGGAGCGGCGGACACCTGGCCCTCGCCCACGCCTACCTGGGACTGGGCCACCGCAGGCGGGGCCGCCTGCGGGAGGCGGAAGCGGCCCTGCGCGAGTCGCTGCGCCTGGCCGAACGGGTCGGCCGGGGCCTGCCGCTGTACTGGTCCGCCACCTGCAACCTGGTCGACACGCTGCTCGCCCGCGGCCATGTCGACGAGGCGTGGTCGATCGCCGAGCAGTACGGCTTCGCCCCGCCCTACCCGTCCACCATCGTGCTGCCCGACCCGCGCTCGGTGCGCGGCCGGCTGCTGCTGGCCGTGGGCCGCACCGAGGACGGCATCGGCGAACTGGAGGCCGCGGAGAAGGCGGCGACCGCCCGCGGCCACCACAACCCGGTGATGGTCCCCTGGGCGGTCGACCTGGCCAGGGCCCTGGCCGTCGCGGACCCCGCCCGTGCCGCCCGGCTCGCCTCCGAGGCCCGTCGGCGGGCCGAGCGGTTCGGCACGGACACCGCCATCGGCGAATCCCTGCGCTGCGCCGCCGCCCTGGAGACCGGGCAGCGCGCGGTCCGGCTCGCCGCCCAGGCGGTCACCTACCTGGAGGCGTCGCCCTGCCAGTACGAGCACGCCGCGGCCCGCGTCGAGTACGGGATCGCCGCCCGCTCGGCGGCCGAGCTCGAACGGGGCCTGGACCTGGCCCGCTCCTGCGGCGCGGACGGACTGGTGGAACGGGCCGAGGCAGCCCTGGAGATGGCGGGCGCCGCGCTGTAG
- a CDS encoding anhydro-N-acetylmuramic acid kinase produces the protein MRVIGLMSGTSYDAIDAAAADLRLAGDRLVLEPLGSVSEPYGDEVREALAAALPPAAVTLADVCRLDTRIGQAFAAAAVRADRELCGGEAELVASHGQTVYHWVDGGRVHGTLQIGQPAWIAEATGLPVAADFRPRDIAAGGQGAPLVSLVDSLWLRGRPGTPVALNIGGIANLTAPDGSAFDTGPGCALIDAAVREYSGGRLACDRDGALAARGRVHGPLLERLLAEPYYALPPPKTTGKELFHAGRLREALAGLGALPAEDVVATLTRLTARTIADAVRAAGATEVIASGGGTRNPVLMDLLARSLPGVALRTSGELGLQEQAKEAYAFAVLGFLTAHGLAGTDPVSTGARHPSVLGSLTPGRQGLRLPPPARRPPVRLVVARPGVDGRDTGPGAG, from the coding sequence ATGCGGGTGATCGGGCTGATGTCCGGCACGTCGTACGACGCCATCGACGCGGCCGCGGCCGATCTGCGCCTGGCCGGGGACCGTCTGGTGCTGGAGCCGCTCGGGTCGGTGAGCGAACCCTACGGCGACGAGGTGCGCGAGGCGCTGGCTGCCGCGCTGCCCCCGGCCGCCGTGACGCTCGCCGACGTGTGCCGGCTGGACACCCGGATCGGGCAGGCGTTCGCCGCTGCGGCCGTCCGGGCCGACCGCGAACTGTGCGGCGGCGAGGCGGAGCTGGTCGCCTCGCACGGGCAGACCGTCTACCACTGGGTGGACGGGGGGCGGGTGCACGGCACCCTCCAGATCGGGCAGCCGGCCTGGATCGCCGAGGCGACCGGGCTGCCCGTGGCGGCGGACTTCCGGCCGCGGGACATCGCCGCCGGGGGGCAGGGCGCCCCGCTGGTCAGCCTGGTGGACTCGCTGTGGCTGCGCGGCCGGCCGGGCACTCCGGTCGCGCTGAACATCGGCGGGATCGCCAACCTCACCGCGCCGGACGGGTCCGCCTTCGACACCGGGCCGGGCTGCGCCCTGATCGACGCCGCCGTCCGGGAGTACAGCGGCGGGCGCCTGGCGTGCGACCGGGACGGCGCGCTGGCCGCCCGCGGCCGGGTGCACGGGCCGCTGCTGGAGCGGCTGCTCGCCGAGCCGTACTACGCGCTGCCCCCGCCCAAGACGACGGGCAAGGAGCTCTTCCACGCCGGCCGTCTGCGCGAGGCGCTGGCCGGGCTGGGGGCGCTGCCCGCCGAGGACGTCGTCGCCACGCTGACCCGGCTCACCGCCCGCACGATCGCGGACGCCGTGCGGGCGGCCGGCGCCACGGAGGTGATCGCCTCGGGCGGCGGCACCCGCAATCCGGTCCTGATGGACCTGCTCGCCAGGTCCCTGCCGGGGGTGGCGCTGCGCACCTCCGGCGAACTGGGGCTGCAGGAGCAGGCGAAGGAGGCGTACGCCTTCGCCGTCCTGGGCTTTCTGACGGCGCACGGACTGGCGGGCACCGATCCGGTGAGCACCGGGGCGCGGCACCCGAGCGTGCTGGGCTCGCTGACGCCGGGGCGGCAGGGGCTGCGACTGCCGCCCCCGGCGCGGAGACCGCCGGTGCGGCTGGTGGTGGCCCGTCCCGGCGTGGACGGCCGCGACACGGGTCCCGGTGCCGGGTAG
- a CDS encoding MFS transporter, whose translation MVAGSVGNLIEWYEFGVYGYFATIIAERFFTPEGGGEAEALVKTYASFALAFFFRPVGAALFGRLGDRIGRRPVLVLVISLMTGATTLIGVLPTYAQAGAAAPWLLTFLRILQGLSAGGEFGGAVSVMTEFAPPGRRGLYGSWQSFTVALGLLGGAGAAAVLATVLTEQQLAAWGWRLPFLLTLPLGLGALWLRLRLDETPAFREEGARVTPPAREVAGAIALGAGRIMGWAAAGYTFLVVLPSYLQSSLDASFRQALVATVLANAGFAVTIVPAGLLSDRVGRRPVMVTGALLVAVSSLPLLDLLQDPGASEAVKGAAVLAAGAVVGLMAGPGPALLSEMFPTRVRYTGLGLAYALSNAVFSGCAGLVITETVERTGNVDVPAYYAAVTCAVSALALAAAPGRAARRADAAGDAG comes from the coding sequence CTGGTCGCGGGCTCGGTGGGCAATCTCATCGAATGGTACGAATTCGGCGTCTACGGCTACTTCGCGACGATCATCGCGGAGCGGTTCTTCACGCCCGAGGGCGGCGGCGAGGCCGAGGCCCTGGTGAAGACGTACGCCTCGTTCGCGCTGGCGTTCTTCTTCCGGCCCGTCGGCGCGGCGCTGTTCGGCCGGCTGGGCGACCGGATCGGGCGCCGTCCGGTGCTGGTCCTGGTGATCTCCCTGATGACGGGGGCGACGACGCTGATCGGCGTGTTGCCCACGTACGCGCAGGCCGGGGCCGCCGCGCCCTGGCTGCTGACCTTCCTGCGGATCCTGCAAGGACTGTCGGCGGGCGGGGAGTTCGGGGGCGCGGTGTCGGTGATGACGGAATTCGCCCCGCCGGGCCGGCGCGGGCTGTACGGGTCGTGGCAGTCCTTCACGGTGGCGCTCGGGCTGCTCGGCGGGGCGGGCGCGGCGGCGGTCCTGGCGACCGTGCTGACGGAACAGCAGCTCGCCGCGTGGGGCTGGCGGCTGCCGTTCCTGCTGACGCTGCCGCTGGGGCTGGGGGCGCTGTGGCTGCGGCTGCGGCTGGACGAGACGCCGGCCTTCCGCGAGGAGGGGGCGCGGGTGACTCCGCCCGCGCGCGAGGTGGCCGGGGCGATCGCGCTGGGCGCCGGGCGGATCATGGGCTGGGCGGCGGCCGGCTACACCTTCCTGGTCGTCCTGCCGTCGTACCTCCAGAGCAGTCTGGACGCGAGCTTCCGGCAGGCGCTGGTCGCCACCGTGCTGGCCAACGCGGGGTTCGCGGTGACGATCGTCCCGGCGGGTCTGCTCAGCGACCGGGTGGGGCGGCGGCCGGTGATGGTGACGGGGGCGCTGCTGGTGGCGGTGTCGTCCCTGCCGCTGCTGGACCTGCTCCAGGACCCCGGCGCCTCGGAGGCGGTGAAGGGCGCGGCGGTCCTCGCCGCGGGTGCCGTGGTGGGGCTGATGGCGGGGCCGGGACCCGCGCTGCTGTCGGAGATGTTCCCGACGCGGGTGCGCTACACGGGGCTGGGACTGGCCTACGCGCTGTCCAACGCGGTGTTCTCCGGGTGCGCGGGACTGGTCATCACCGAGACCGTGGAGCGGACCGGGAACGTGGACGTCCCCGCGTACTACGCGGCGGTGACCTGCGCGGTGAGCGCGCTCGCCCTCGCCGCCGCCCCCGGACGGGCGGCGCGCCGGGCGGACGCCGCCGGGGACGCGGGATGA